The following proteins are co-located in the Polymorphospora rubra genome:
- the metK gene encoding methionine adenosyltransferase has protein sequence MARRLFTSESVTEGHPDKIADQISDGILDALLSQDPRSRVAVETLITTGQVHVAGEVTTQAYADIPTIVRETILGIGYDSSKKGFDGASCGVSVSIGSQSPDIAQGVDTAIELRAGEGGSDLLDQQGAGDQGMMFGFACSETPELMPLPIALAHRLARRLSAARKDGTIPYLRPDGKTQVTIEYDGLRPVRLDTVVVSSQHAADISLESLLTPDVREHVIAPELESLGLDTEGYRLLVNPTGRFEIGGPMGDAGLTGRKIIVDTYGGYARHGGGAFSGKDPSKVDRSAAYATRWVAKNVVAAGLAERCEVQVAYAIGKAHPVSLFVETFGTETVPVDRIEKAIKEVFDLRPAAIIRDLNLLRPIYQQTAAYGHFGRELPDLTWESTERAGDLKSAVGA, from the coding sequence GTGGCACGACGCCTCTTTACTTCCGAGTCAGTCACGGAAGGTCACCCCGACAAGATCGCCGACCAGATCAGCGACGGCATCCTCGACGCACTCCTGTCGCAGGACCCGCGTAGCCGGGTCGCGGTCGAGACCCTGATCACGACCGGCCAGGTGCACGTCGCGGGCGAGGTGACCACCCAGGCGTACGCCGACATCCCGACGATCGTCCGCGAGACGATCCTCGGCATCGGCTACGACTCGTCGAAGAAGGGCTTCGACGGCGCGTCGTGCGGCGTCAGCGTCTCCATCGGCTCCCAGTCGCCGGACATCGCGCAGGGCGTCGACACCGCCATCGAGCTGCGGGCCGGCGAGGGCGGCAGCGACCTGCTCGACCAGCAGGGCGCCGGCGACCAGGGCATGATGTTCGGCTTCGCCTGCTCGGAGACCCCCGAGCTGATGCCGCTGCCGATCGCGCTCGCCCACCGGCTGGCCCGCCGGCTCTCCGCGGCCCGCAAGGACGGCACCATCCCCTACCTGCGGCCCGACGGCAAGACCCAGGTCACGATCGAATACGACGGGCTGCGTCCGGTACGGCTCGACACCGTCGTCGTCTCCAGCCAGCACGCCGCCGACATCTCGCTCGAGTCGCTGCTGACCCCGGACGTGCGCGAGCACGTCATCGCGCCCGAGCTGGAGAGCCTCGGCCTGGACACCGAGGGCTACCGGCTGCTGGTCAACCCGACCGGCCGGTTCGAGATCGGCGGCCCGATGGGCGACGCCGGCCTCACCGGGCGCAAGATCATTGTCGACACCTACGGCGGCTACGCCCGGCACGGCGGCGGCGCCTTCTCCGGCAAGGACCCGTCGAAGGTCGACCGCTCCGCCGCGTACGCGACCCGCTGGGTCGCCAAGAACGTCGTCGCCGCCGGGCTCGCCGAGCGCTGCGAGGTCCAGGTCGCGTACGCGATCGGCAAGGCCCACCCGGTCAGCCTCTTCGTCGAGACGTTCGGCACCGAGACCGTCCCGGTCGACCGGATCGAGAAGGCGATCAAGGAGGTCTTCGACCTGCGGCCCGCCGCGATCATCCGGGACCTCAACCTGCTGCGTCCGATCTACCAGCAGACCGCCGCCTACGGCCACTTCGGCCGTGAGCTGCCGGACCTGACCTGGGAGAGCACCGAGCGGGCCGGCGACCTGAAGTCCGCCGTCGGCGCCTGA
- a CDS encoding primosomal protein N', with product MPVARVCVDVPLAHLDRPFDYLVPAEVEETALPGTRVRVRFAGQLVDGWLLDRVDSSGHDGKLAFLERLVSPERVLTAEVARLARAVADRYAGNLADVLRLAVPPRHARTEQASTPTPAVPSRDLAVVGSRTGAEEGDDRKIAEPVAGKGDGGWGDYPTGPGFLRALADGRSPRAVWSALPGADWAAAYAHAIAATVAGGRGAVAVVADARDLDRLDTALSTLLGPGRHVALSAALGPARRYRAFLAASRGQVSVVVGTRAAMFAPVDRLGLVAIWDDGDDLHAEPRAPYPHAREVLLTRAQLADAAALVGGYARTGEAQQLAETGWARQIVADRAALRARTPQVRPTGDDPQLARDPAAATARLPSLAWDAARAALKADAPVLVQVPRRGYLPAVACVDCRTPARCAHCAGPLALRSANVPPACRWCGRVTAAYACPNCGGRRLRAAVVGARRTAEELGRAFPDTPVRTSGRDEVLAAVPGGAALVVATPGAEPVADGGYGAVLLLDTWALLTRSDLRAGEEALRRWMAAAALARPAAAGGRVVVVADGGLAPVQALLRWDSGWFAGRELADRRELGFPPAVRMASVTGVPEAVADLLAGARLPDAAVVLGPVPAGDGQERMLVRVARSGAAALARALHEAAGLRSARKAAQPVRIQVDPHDLF from the coding sequence CTGCCGGTCGCCCGCGTCTGTGTCGACGTGCCGCTGGCCCACCTCGACCGACCGTTCGACTACCTCGTACCCGCCGAGGTCGAGGAGACCGCGCTGCCCGGCACCAGGGTCCGGGTCCGGTTCGCCGGGCAACTAGTCGACGGCTGGCTGCTGGACCGGGTCGACTCCTCCGGACACGACGGCAAACTGGCGTTCCTCGAACGGCTGGTGTCACCCGAACGGGTACTCACCGCCGAGGTGGCCCGGCTCGCCCGGGCGGTCGCCGACCGCTACGCGGGCAACCTCGCCGACGTCCTCCGGCTCGCCGTCCCGCCCCGCCACGCCCGTACCGAACAGGCTTCCACCCCCACCCCCGCCGTGCCCTCTCGCGATCTTGCGGTTGTCGGCTCCCGAACCGGGGCGGAAGAGGGAGACGATCGCAAGATCGCGGAGCCCGTCGCGGGGAAGGGGGACGGCGGCTGGGGGGACTATCCGACCGGACCCGGGTTCCTGCGGGCGCTCGCCGACGGGCGCTCACCCCGCGCCGTCTGGTCGGCGCTGCCAGGCGCCGACTGGGCCGCCGCGTACGCGCACGCGATCGCCGCCACCGTCGCCGGCGGGCGGGGCGCCGTCGCCGTCGTCGCCGACGCCCGCGACCTCGACCGGCTCGACACCGCGCTGTCCACCCTCCTCGGCCCCGGCCGGCACGTCGCGCTGTCCGCCGCCCTCGGCCCCGCCCGGCGCTACCGCGCCTTTCTCGCCGCCAGCCGCGGGCAGGTGTCCGTCGTGGTCGGCACCCGGGCCGCCATGTTCGCCCCCGTCGACCGGCTCGGCCTGGTCGCGATCTGGGACGACGGCGACGACCTGCACGCCGAGCCCCGGGCGCCGTACCCGCACGCCCGCGAGGTGCTGCTGACCCGGGCCCAGCTCGCCGACGCGGCCGCGCTCGTCGGTGGGTACGCGCGTACCGGCGAGGCGCAGCAGCTCGCCGAGACCGGCTGGGCCCGGCAGATCGTCGCGGACCGGGCCGCGCTGCGGGCGCGTACCCCGCAGGTGCGGCCGACCGGCGACGACCCGCAACTCGCCCGCGATCCGGCCGCCGCGACCGCCCGGCTGCCCAGCCTCGCCTGGGACGCCGCCCGGGCCGCGTTGAAAGCCGACGCCCCGGTGCTGGTGCAGGTGCCCCGGCGCGGATACCTGCCGGCGGTCGCCTGCGTCGACTGCCGGACCCCGGCCCGGTGCGCGCACTGCGCCGGCCCGCTCGCGCTGCGCTCGGCGAACGTCCCGCCCGCCTGCCGCTGGTGCGGCCGGGTCACCGCCGCATACGCCTGCCCGAACTGTGGCGGCCGGCGGCTGCGGGCGGCCGTCGTCGGTGCCCGCCGCACCGCCGAGGAACTCGGCCGGGCGTTCCCGGACACCCCGGTACGCACCTCCGGGCGCGACGAGGTGCTGGCCGCCGTACCCGGCGGTGCCGCGCTCGTGGTGGCCACCCCCGGCGCCGAACCCGTCGCCGACGGCGGCTACGGCGCGGTGCTGCTGCTCGACACGTGGGCGCTGCTGACCCGCTCCGACCTGCGGGCCGGCGAGGAGGCGCTGCGCCGGTGGATGGCGGCGGCGGCCCTGGCCCGCCCGGCGGCGGCCGGCGGCCGCGTCGTGGTCGTCGCCGACGGCGGTCTCGCCCCGGTCCAGGCACTGCTGCGCTGGGACTCCGGCTGGTTCGCCGGCCGGGAGCTCGCCGACCGCCGGGAGCTCGGCTTCCCACCGGCGGTCCGGATGGCCAGCGTCACCGGCGTGCCGGAGGCGGTCGCCGACCTGCTGGCCGGGGCCCGGCTGCCGGACGCGGCGGTCGTGCTGGGGCCGGTCCCGGCCGGTGACGGCCAGGAACGGATGCTGGTCCGGGTCGCCCGCTCCGGGGCGGCCGCCCTGGCCCGTGCCCTGCACGAGGCGGCCGGGCTCCGGTCGGCCCGCAAGGCCGCCCAGCCGGTACGGATCCAGGTGGATCCGCACGACCTCTTCTGA
- a CDS encoding phosphatidylethanolamine-binding protein, protein MSGKRPGSHGYDIKRARLRNKIENTGVAPDGRADELANRVLREDERRTGVLRGTRGLGPKGERGPGEPK, encoded by the coding sequence ATGTCGGGTAAACGGCCAGGCAGTCACGGGTACGACATCAAGCGTGCCCGCCTGCGTAACAAGATCGAGAACACCGGGGTGGCCCCGGACGGCCGGGCCGACGAGCTGGCCAACCGGGTCCTGCGCGAGGACGAGCGGCGCACCGGTGTGCTGCGCGGCACGCGCGGCCTCGGCCCCAAGGGCGAACGGGGACCGGGCGAGCCCAAGTGA